One stretch of Sphingomonas rosea DNA includes these proteins:
- the tatC gene encoding twin-arginine translocase subunit TatC → MKDIDETKQPLFDHLVELRRRLLVSLAALVAAFMLCLYFAKPIFGLLVQPLLAAGQGKLIYTDVFEAFFTEVKVALFAALMLCFPVFATQIWRFVAPGLYVKEKKAFLPFLVMTPFFFAAGALFAYFVAMPWALKFLLSFEGNVGGVEQEALPGVGNYLSFVTRFLFGFGVAFLTPVLLMILERAGIVTREQLAAKRRHAIVACAAVSAVLTPPDAVSMLLLLVPLYALYEFAILAIRITHWRAARRKAEAAKTQSGPEIVTGGGEG, encoded by the coding sequence ATGAAGGACATTGACGAGACCAAGCAGCCGTTGTTCGACCATCTGGTCGAATTGCGACGGCGCCTACTTGTCAGCCTCGCGGCGCTGGTCGCGGCATTCATGCTGTGCCTCTATTTCGCCAAGCCGATCTTCGGGCTGCTGGTCCAGCCGCTGCTCGCGGCGGGGCAGGGCAAGCTCATCTACACCGACGTGTTCGAGGCCTTCTTCACTGAGGTGAAGGTGGCGCTGTTCGCCGCGCTGATGCTCTGCTTCCCGGTGTTCGCGACGCAGATTTGGCGGTTCGTCGCGCCCGGGCTCTATGTGAAGGAGAAGAAGGCGTTCCTGCCTTTCCTGGTGATGACGCCCTTCTTCTTCGCGGCCGGCGCGCTGTTCGCTTATTTCGTCGCCATGCCGTGGGCCTTGAAGTTCCTGCTGAGCTTCGAGGGCAACGTCGGGGGCGTCGAGCAGGAAGCCTTGCCGGGGGTCGGCAACTACCTGTCCTTCGTCACGCGCTTCCTGTTCGGCTTCGGGGTCGCCTTCCTGACCCCGGTGCTGCTGATGATCCTCGAGCGCGCGGGGATCGTCACCCGCGAGCAGCTGGCGGCCAAGCGGCGCCACGCGATCGTCGCCTGCGCGGCGGTGTCGGCGGTGCTGACCCCACCCGACGCGGTGTCGATGCTGTTGCTGCTGGTGCCGCTCTACGCGCTTTATGAATTTGCCATCCTGGCCATCCGGATCACGCATTGGCGGGCGGCGCGGCGCAAGGCCGAAGCGGCCAAGACGCAAAGCGGGCCCGAAATCGTCACCGGGGGGGGGGAGGGTTGA
- a CDS encoding NepR family anti-sigma factor gives MRQATQLREGIEGLSADNGDRPKSPNEASNVKKTPPKRGGSGPDDVGRALRSAYDEALREDVPDDFLDLLGKLS, from the coding sequence TTGCGCCAGGCAACGCAACTGCGGGAGGGGATTGAGGGCTTGAGTGCGGACAATGGCGATCGGCCTAAAAGCCCGAACGAAGCCTCGAACGTGAAGAAGACACCGCCCAAGCGTGGCGGGTCCGGCCCCGACGACGTCGGCCGGGCGCTTCGTAGCGCCTACGACGAAGCCCTTCGCGAAGACGTTCCCGACGACTTCCTCGATCTGCTCGGAAAGCTGAGTTGA
- a CDS encoding response regulator gives MSLGQELAPHLPFLRRYARALTGSQTHGDAFVRAALEAIVAAPDSFPRDVEPRLGLYKTFHAIWSTANIEEGADSDMDDAGNPEAIAQARLSRITPLSRQALLLTALEGFSATDAGYLIGAQPGEVDNLVQEALSEIERQTLADVLIIEDEPIIAMDIETIVRDLGHNVTGVAVTRDEAVAQARAHPPGLVLADIQLADDSSGIDAVRDILAEFAVPVIFITAFPERLLTGTRPEPTFLITKPFQRATVKAAIAQALFFDSATVPAG, from the coding sequence ATGTCGCTAGGCCAGGAACTTGCGCCCCATCTGCCATTCCTCCGGCGCTATGCGCGCGCGCTCACCGGCAGCCAGACCCACGGTGACGCCTTCGTGCGTGCGGCCCTCGAAGCGATCGTTGCCGCGCCCGACAGCTTTCCGCGCGACGTCGAGCCGCGTCTTGGCCTCTACAAGACCTTCCACGCCATCTGGTCGACCGCCAACATCGAGGAAGGCGCCGACTCGGACATGGACGACGCCGGCAATCCCGAGGCGATCGCGCAGGCCCGCCTCAGTCGGATCACCCCGCTGTCGCGCCAGGCGCTGCTGCTGACCGCGCTCGAGGGCTTTTCGGCGACCGACGCCGGCTATCTGATCGGCGCGCAGCCGGGCGAAGTCGACAATCTGGTCCAGGAAGCGCTGAGCGAAATCGAGCGCCAGACCCTCGCCGACGTTCTCATCATCGAGGACGAACCGATCATCGCGATGGACATCGAGACGATCGTCCGTGACCTCGGCCATAATGTCACCGGCGTCGCCGTGACCCGCGACGAGGCGGTGGCGCAGGCCCGCGCCCACCCGCCGGGCCTGGTCCTCGCCGACATCCAGCTCGCCGACGATTCGAGCGGGATCGACGCGGTGCGCGACATCCTTGCCGAATTCGCGGTGCCAGTGATCTTCATCACCGCTTTCCCCGAGCGACTGCTGACCGGCACCCGTCCGGAGCCGACCTTCCTCATCACCAAGCCGTTCCAGCGCGCGACGGTGAAGGCGGCGATCGCGCAGGCGCTGTTCTTCGATTCGGCGACCGTTCCGGCGGGTTGA
- a CDS encoding ScpA family protein has translation MTLIPDADETLQLHLGAWEGPLDLLLSLARAQKVDLKHISILALVEQYLDYLEGAKALRLEIAADYLVMAAWLAYLKSCLLLPKDPQQDPSPEELAARLQLRLQRLDAMREAGARLMARDRLGRDVFVRGAPEGLRQVRKAKWDVSLFELAAAYGQVRARSAPVMHVVARRAVLTLEEAIERVSALVGSAIEWTRLERFLQPSQDPVYARSALASSFVAALELAKQGRVELRQEAPFAPLELRVARA, from the coding sequence ATGACCCTGATCCCCGACGCCGACGAGACGCTTCAGCTGCATCTCGGGGCATGGGAGGGGCCGCTCGACCTGCTGCTCAGCCTCGCGCGGGCGCAGAAGGTCGACCTCAAGCACATCTCGATCCTCGCGCTGGTCGAACAATATCTCGACTATCTCGAGGGCGCCAAGGCGTTGCGGCTCGAGATCGCGGCCGATTATCTCGTGATGGCGGCGTGGCTGGCCTATCTGAAAAGCTGCCTGCTGCTGCCCAAGGATCCGCAGCAGGACCCGAGCCCCGAGGAACTGGCGGCGCGGCTGCAACTCCGGTTGCAGCGATTGGACGCGATGCGCGAGGCGGGGGCGCGGCTGATGGCGCGCGACCGGCTTGGCCGCGACGTGTTCGTGCGGGGCGCGCCCGAGGGGCTGCGGCAGGTGCGCAAGGCGAAGTGGGACGTGTCGCTGTTCGAGCTCGCCGCCGCTTACGGTCAGGTGCGGGCGCGCTCGGCGCCGGTCATGCACGTGGTCGCACGGCGGGCGGTGCTGACGCTCGAGGAAGCGATCGAGCGGGTGTCGGCGCTGGTCGGAAGCGCGATCGAGTGGACCCGGCTCGAGCGGTTCCTCCAACCGAGCCAGGATCCGGTCTATGCGCGCTCGGCGCTCGCCTCGTCGTTCGTCGCGGCGCTGGAGCTGGCCAAGCAGGGCCGGGTCGAATTGCGGCAGGAAGCGCCCTTCGCGCCGCTCGAGCTTCGGGTGGCACGGGCGTGA
- a CDS encoding sensor histidine kinase: MSRLRNWFQQLPTASKLLLLLTAAILPLGLVLVAAATSGINQANDAMGARATDQGRLAVRAVDSLIARNILALRIAASGALDGGAEPCRRVERALSVANNPPENFLLSDSVGTQICSPGVPDDGERPNLLVAPGQVRLWLSVPRNRVYYKVGVYGGSATGSISREEIRDALESSRTGPGNLLLSDYQSEIQITTGGETPASFGRTERAIYSVEQPIAAGQIRAHVDIAVDKIAEVDRLIILLPLLMWIVAALLSWIVVRTFLLRPLRQIQQSIVAHDPASGPLHLPEKLGSAIEIRQLGDSFVRAFERIGTSEKTMAEALEGQRKLVREVHHRVKNNLQVVASLLNIHRRSATTEDAKDAYSSIGRRVDALAVVHRNHYAELEENRGIALRPLLSELAANLRGSAPAGAHMIDIGLDLESLNTTQDVAVATAFFTTEIVEHAMLKDPEAPVTLTLRRTSDLSARFTLATTALAAEVQSAPEHQQFERIIAGLAKQLRSNLDRSPGSYSVDLPVFPPR, translated from the coding sequence ATGTCTAGATTGAGAAACTGGTTCCAGCAGCTTCCTACTGCCAGCAAGCTGTTGCTTCTGCTGACGGCGGCGATTCTGCCGCTCGGGCTCGTGCTTGTTGCGGCCGCCACCAGCGGGATCAACCAGGCCAATGACGCCATGGGCGCGCGGGCGACCGACCAGGGCCGGCTCGCGGTCCGGGCGGTCGACAGCCTCATTGCCCGCAATATCCTCGCCCTCCGCATTGCGGCCAGTGGCGCGCTCGACGGTGGCGCGGAACCCTGCCGCCGGGTCGAGCGGGCGCTCAGCGTCGCCAACAATCCGCCCGAAAACTTCCTGCTCAGCGACAGCGTCGGCACCCAGATCTGCTCGCCCGGCGTGCCCGACGATGGCGAGCGGCCGAACCTGCTTGTCGCGCCGGGCCAGGTCCGGCTGTGGCTCTCGGTTCCCCGCAACCGCGTTTACTACAAGGTCGGTGTCTACGGCGGTTCGGCGACCGGTTCGATCAGCCGCGAGGAAATCCGCGACGCGCTTGAATCGTCGCGCACCGGTCCCGGCAATCTGCTCCTGTCGGACTATCAGAGCGAGATCCAGATCACGACCGGCGGCGAGACGCCGGCAAGCTTCGGCCGCACCGAACGCGCCATCTACTCGGTCGAGCAGCCGATTGCGGCCGGCCAGATCCGCGCGCATGTCGATATCGCGGTCGACAAGATCGCCGAGGTCGACCGGCTGATCATCCTTCTTCCGCTGCTGATGTGGATCGTCGCCGCGCTACTCAGCTGGATCGTGGTCCGCACCTTCCTGCTCCGGCCGCTTCGCCAGATCCAGCAGAGCATCGTCGCCCACGACCCCGCGTCGGGACCGCTTCACCTTCCCGAGAAGCTCGGTTCGGCGATCGAGATCCGCCAGCTCGGCGACAGCTTCGTCCGCGCGTTTGAGCGGATCGGCACCAGCGAGAAGACGATGGCCGAAGCGCTCGAAGGCCAGCGCAAGCTCGTTCGGGAAGTCCACCACCGGGTGAAGAACAACCTGCAGGTGGTCGCTTCGCTGCTCAACATCCACCGCCGCAGCGCGACCACCGAGGACGCCAAGGACGCCTATTCCTCGATCGGGCGCCGGGTCGATGCGCTCGCGGTGGTCCACCGCAACCACTATGCCGAGCTCGAGGAAAATCGCGGCATCGCGCTTCGCCCGCTGCTGAGCGAACTCGCCGCCAACCTCCGCGGCTCGGCCCCCGCGGGAGCGCACATGATCGACATCGGCCTTGACCTCGAGAGCCTCAACACGACGCAGGATGTCGCGGTCGCCACCGCTTTCTTCACGACCGAGATCGTCGAACATGCGATGCTCAAGGACCCGGAAGCGCCGGTGACGCTGACCCTGCGCCGGACGAGCGATCTCAGCGCCCGTTTCACCCTCGCCACCACTGCCCTCGCCGCCGAGGTCCAGTCGGCTCCCGAGCATCAGCAATTCGAGCGGATCATCGCCGGCCTCGCCAAGCAGCTGCGCTCGAATCTCGACCGTTCGCCGGGCAGCTACAGCGTCGATCTTCCGGTCTTTCCGCCGCGCTGA
- a CDS encoding twin-arginine translocase subunit TatB yields MFGVDSSELFIVAVLALIFIGPKELPSTMRLVGRWVGRAKAHARHFTSGIENMMREAELEEMEKRWREENERIMREHPVALPYAGASEEHGAVMMPLDRPPSQDPAAPSDVGERSDERASTSLGTNEIAASDEPPLPLPEPEHHRRELP; encoded by the coding sequence ATGTTCGGCGTCGACAGCAGCGAACTGTTCATCGTCGCCGTGCTGGCGCTGATCTTCATCGGTCCGAAGGAGCTTCCTTCGACGATGCGGCTGGTCGGCCGCTGGGTCGGTCGCGCCAAGGCGCATGCGCGGCACTTCACCTCGGGCATCGAGAACATGATGCGCGAGGCCGAACTCGAGGAAATGGAGAAGCGCTGGCGCGAGGAGAATGAGCGGATCATGCGCGAGCATCCCGTGGCGCTGCCCTATGCCGGCGCGAGCGAGGAGCATGGCGCGGTGATGATGCCGCTCGATCGGCCGCCTTCCCAGGATCCGGCAGCTCCGAGCGACGTCGGAGAGCGATCGGACGAGCGTGCTTCGACGTCGCTCGGCACCAACGAGATCGCGGCGAGCGACGAGCCGCCGCTGCCGCTGCCCGAGCCCGAGCATCACCGGCGCGAGCTGCCATGA
- a CDS encoding peroxiredoxin translates to MIDEGQKAPSIAVATTSGETVDLAAPGGKVVVYFYPKDDTSGCTKEAQEFTALADDYAAAGVKVIGVSRDDAKSHDKFIAKYDLKVPLAVDDGALSGAFGTWVEKSMYGRKYMGMERSTFLIGADGTVLKAWRKVKVPGHAAAVLKAASDA, encoded by the coding sequence ATGATCGACGAAGGACAGAAGGCCCCCAGCATTGCGGTCGCGACCACGAGCGGCGAGACGGTCGATCTCGCGGCGCCGGGCGGCAAGGTCGTGGTCTATTTCTATCCCAAGGACGACACCTCGGGCTGCACCAAGGAAGCGCAGGAATTCACCGCGCTCGCGGACGATTACGCAGCGGCGGGGGTCAAGGTGATCGGCGTCTCGCGCGACGATGCGAAGAGCCACGACAAGTTCATCGCCAAATACGACCTCAAGGTGCCGCTCGCGGTCGACGACGGGGCGCTGAGCGGGGCATTCGGGACCTGGGTCGAGAAGTCGATGTACGGGCGCAAATATATGGGAATGGAGCGCTCGACCTTCCTGATCGGGGCCGACGGAACGGTGCTCAAGGCGTGGCGCAAGGTGAAGGTGCCGGGGCATGCCGCCGCCGTCCTCAAGGCCGCGTCGGACGCGTAA
- the glnE gene encoding bifunctional [glutamate--ammonia ligase]-adenylyl-L-tyrosine phosphorylase/[glutamate--ammonia-ligase] adenylyltransferase: MSVDRGTLAREEAIVRARRWSPFLAGLIERQADVADTFVRDGSAAALALVADTGAAGGEKLRKERQRLALATALGDLADELSLEEVTAALSDFADRAIDEALGMAIAERVPGATSEGMTVLALGKLGSRELNYSSDVDLILLFDPGTLARRTRDDPAEAAVRYGRRLIELLQVRDEHGYVARVDLRLRPSPEATPIALPVDAAISYYESQALPWERAAFIRARCCAGDRALGERFLEEIRPFVWRRALDFGAIDEIRGISLRIRDHYASGQKFGPGFDLKRGRGGIREAEFFTQVQQLVHGGREPALRTPATLDALEALVAAGRMPVAVGRDVGEAYRALRTAEHRVQMIDDRQEHRLPDGGGLTAVAGLAGMADESALLASLAPHVEAVGRLFDELVSTDEEHLPSDAQSLQAELAAMGWKDPAVAARRVAEWRSGRARSLRSPPARAAFEAMLPGLLPRIAAAPDPDRALNRFSDIVERLSSGVNFFRLLEARPALADTLALILAQAPALADQLARRPTLLDGLIDDSSFAVPPDADALAGRFATEVAEDGLDQALDRVRRLVGERRFALGVQLIAGYRGPLTMAKGYSDLAEAAVRVLADRVAAEFAESHGRIAGGDMAILGLGRFGGQALTDASDLDIIFLWDCPEGSRSDGRRALAGTDYYNRLASRIVAALSVPTAAGPLYDVDTRLRPQGEKGLLAVSLDAFEAYQRTEAWTWEHLALCRARPMTGSAAFQERVRARLETILGTGHDAAKVREDAAAMRLQMARHKPSVGPLDVKQGEGGLVDLEFAIHTLQLTTGVGLDPRLEVAIAALAGAGLIDAVAVDDLRLLSGFLVVMRLVAPGAVALSEASQPLVAKLCGQEDWDALLAALDAARSRIAARWNKVRTGE; this comes from the coding sequence ATGAGTGTTGATCGTGGGACACTGGCGCGCGAGGAGGCCATTGTGCGCGCGCGACGCTGGTCGCCGTTCCTCGCGGGCCTGATCGAGCGGCAGGCGGATGTCGCCGATACCTTCGTTCGCGACGGCAGCGCCGCGGCGCTCGCACTGGTGGCCGATACCGGCGCGGCGGGCGGCGAAAAATTGCGCAAGGAGCGGCAGCGGCTGGCCTTGGCCACGGCGCTCGGTGACCTCGCGGACGAACTCAGCCTCGAGGAAGTGACCGCCGCGCTGTCCGACTTTGCCGACCGGGCGATCGACGAGGCATTGGGCATGGCCATCGCCGAGCGCGTGCCGGGCGCGACGAGCGAGGGCATGACCGTGCTGGCGCTGGGCAAGCTCGGGAGCCGCGAGCTCAATTACAGTTCGGACGTCGACCTCATCCTGCTGTTCGATCCCGGGACGCTGGCGAGGCGGACGCGGGACGATCCGGCCGAGGCGGCGGTGCGCTACGGGCGGCGCCTCATCGAGCTGCTGCAGGTGCGCGACGAGCATGGTTATGTTGCGCGGGTCGACCTTCGTCTCCGGCCCTCGCCCGAAGCGACCCCGATCGCGCTCCCGGTCGACGCGGCCATTTCCTATTACGAGAGCCAGGCGCTGCCGTGGGAGCGGGCGGCGTTCATCCGCGCGCGTTGCTGTGCCGGGGACCGAGCGCTCGGCGAGCGCTTCCTCGAGGAGATCCGGCCGTTCGTCTGGCGGCGGGCGCTCGATTTCGGGGCGATCGACGAGATCCGCGGCATTTCGCTGCGGATCCGCGATCATTATGCCAGCGGGCAGAAGTTCGGGCCGGGCTTCGACCTCAAGCGCGGGCGCGGCGGGATCCGCGAGGCCGAATTCTTCACGCAGGTCCAGCAACTGGTGCACGGCGGACGCGAACCGGCGCTGCGAACGCCCGCGACGCTCGATGCGCTCGAGGCGCTGGTCGCGGCCGGGCGGATGCCGGTGGCGGTCGGGCGCGACGTCGGAGAGGCCTATCGCGCGCTGCGCACCGCGGAGCACCGCGTGCAGATGATCGACGACCGGCAGGAGCACCGCTTGCCCGACGGCGGAGGGCTGACCGCGGTGGCGGGGCTTGCGGGGATGGCCGACGAGTCGGCGCTGCTGGCTTCGCTCGCGCCGCATGTCGAGGCGGTCGGGCGCTTGTTCGACGAACTGGTCAGCACGGACGAGGAGCATCTGCCGAGCGACGCCCAGTCGTTGCAGGCCGAGCTTGCGGCAATGGGCTGGAAGGATCCCGCCGTCGCGGCGCGGCGGGTCGCCGAGTGGCGCAGCGGGCGGGCGCGCTCGCTTCGGTCGCCTCCCGCGCGGGCCGCATTCGAGGCGATGCTCCCGGGCCTCCTGCCGCGCATTGCCGCCGCGCCCGATCCCGATCGCGCGCTCAACCGCTTCAGCGACATCGTCGAGCGACTGTCGAGCGGGGTCAATTTCTTCCGGTTGCTCGAGGCGCGGCCGGCGCTCGCCGACACGCTGGCGCTGATCCTTGCGCAGGCGCCCGCGCTCGCCGACCAGCTGGCGCGGCGCCCGACCCTGCTCGACGGGCTGATCGACGACAGCAGCTTCGCGGTTCCGCCCGACGCCGACGCACTGGCGGGCCGTTTCGCGACGGAGGTCGCCGAGGACGGGCTCGACCAGGCGCTCGACCGCGTGCGGCGATTGGTCGGCGAACGGCGCTTCGCGCTCGGCGTGCAATTGATCGCGGGCTATCGCGGCCCGCTGACCATGGCCAAGGGCTACAGCGACCTCGCTGAAGCGGCCGTACGCGTGCTCGCCGACCGTGTCGCCGCCGAATTCGCCGAGAGCCACGGGCGGATCGCGGGCGGGGACATGGCGATCCTCGGGCTTGGCCGGTTCGGCGGCCAGGCGCTGACCGACGCCAGCGACCTCGACATCATCTTCCTGTGGGATTGCCCCGAGGGCAGCCGCTCGGACGGCCGGCGCGCGCTTGCGGGCACCGATTATTACAATCGGCTCGCCAGCCGGATCGTGGCGGCCCTGTCGGTGCCGACGGCCGCCGGACCGCTCTACGACGTCGATACGCGGCTGAGGCCGCAGGGCGAGAAGGGGCTGCTCGCGGTCAGCCTCGATGCCTTCGAGGCCTATCAGCGGACCGAGGCGTGGACCTGGGAACATCTCGCCTTGTGCCGGGCCCGGCCGATGACCGGCAGTGCCGCCTTCCAGGAGCGGGTGCGGGCGCGGCTGGAGACGATCCTCGGCACGGGCCACGACGCGGCCAAGGTCCGCGAGGACGCGGCGGCGATGCGGCTCCAGATGGCGCGGCACAAGCCGTCGGTCGGACCGCTCGACGTCAAGCAGGGGGAAGGGGGGCTGGTCGATCTCGAGTTCGCTATCCACACGCTGCAGCTGACCACCGGCGTCGGGCTCGATCCGCGGCTGGAGGTGGCAATCGCTGCCCTGGCCGGGGCGGGGCTGATCGACGCCGTGGCGGTCGACGACCTGCGGCTGCTTTCGGGCTTCCTCGTGGTGATGCGGCTGGTCGCGCCGGGCGCCGTGGCCCTGTCGGAAGCGAGCCAGCCGCTGGTTGCAAAGCTGTGTGGACAGGAAGACTGGGATGCGCTGTTGGCGGCGCTCGATGCGGCGCGTTCGCGGATCGCGGCGCGCTGGAACAAGGTGAGGACAGGCGAATGA
- a CDS encoding twin-arginine translocase TatA/TatE family subunit, with protein sequence MGGFSLFHWLILGILILLLFGGNRFSAMMGDVAKGLKSFKQGLSDDDEEAKRKAEEARRIGSPERPIDVTPNPRVADPVTPPPSDTTPR encoded by the coding sequence ATGGGCGGCTTCAGCCTCTTCCACTGGCTCATTCTCGGCATCCTCATCCTGCTGCTGTTCGGCGGCAACCGTTTCTCGGCCATGATGGGCGACGTCGCCAAGGGGCTGAAGAGCTTTAAGCAAGGGCTTTCCGACGACGATGAGGAAGCCAAGCGCAAGGCCGAGGAAGCGCGCCGGATCGGTAGCCCCGAGCGGCCGATCGACGTGACGCCCAATCCCCGCGTCGCCGATCCGGTCACTCCGCCGCCGTCCGACACGACTCCCCGCTAA
- a CDS encoding sigma-70 family RNA polymerase sigma factor, with the protein MNDELDQQPAEAARAEPVPLSDPEFKQQLAQVIPHLRAFGRSLSGSRDLADDLVQETLLKAWAARKRFQAGTNMRAWTFIILRNLFLSQMRRARFKGEWDEITASKLLAAPASQDRHVELGDMQRALLHLPQPQREALILVGAGGFAYEEAAEICGCAVGTIKSRVARGRVALEQLLSGGKLPSRRQHKTDPNNSALAQIMGEVDELAGNRG; encoded by the coding sequence TTGAACGACGAACTAGATCAGCAACCCGCGGAAGCGGCGCGGGCCGAACCGGTTCCCCTGTCGGATCCCGAATTCAAGCAGCAGCTTGCGCAGGTCATTCCGCACCTGCGCGCGTTCGGCCGTTCGCTCTCGGGCAGCCGCGATCTGGCCGACGACCTCGTCCAGGAAACGCTGCTCAAGGCCTGGGCGGCGCGCAAGCGCTTCCAGGCGGGCACCAACATGCGTGCCTGGACCTTCATCATCCTTCGCAACCTGTTCCTCAGCCAGATGCGGCGTGCCCGCTTCAAGGGCGAATGGGACGAGATCACCGCGTCGAAGCTTCTGGCCGCCCCGGCGAGCCAGGACCGGCACGTCGAGCTCGGCGACATGCAGCGCGCCCTGCTTCATCTGCCGCAGCCGCAGCGCGAGGCGCTGATCCTCGTTGGTGCGGGTGGGTTTGCTTATGAGGAAGCGGCGGAAATCTGCGGCTGCGCGGTCGGCACGATCAAGAGCCGCGTGGCGCGCGGCCGGGTCGCGCTCGAGCAATTGCTGAGCGGCGGCAAGCTTCCGAGCCGGCGCCAGCACAAGACCGATCCCAACAACAGCGCGCTGGCGCAGATCATGGGCGAAGTCGACGAGCTGGCCGGCAATCGAGGCTGA
- the scpB gene encoding SMC-Scp complex subunit ScpB, with amino-acid sequence MSGDYERAVEAVLFAAAEPLTLADIEAYAGEGDLKGALARLADSYAGRGINLVERGGRWHFQTAADLAHLLRRTREEPRRLSRAATETLSIIAYHEPVSRAEIEAIRGVQTAKGTLDVLMEAGWVRPAGRRESPGRPLLYATTGEFLTHFGLATRRDLPGIDDLQAAGLLDPVDETSLMLQLESGEQDD; translated from the coding sequence GTGAGCGGCGATTACGAGCGGGCGGTGGAAGCGGTGCTGTTCGCCGCCGCCGAGCCGCTGACCCTTGCCGACATCGAGGCCTATGCGGGCGAGGGTGACCTCAAGGGCGCGCTGGCGCGGCTGGCGGACAGCTATGCGGGGCGGGGGATCAACCTCGTCGAGCGCGGCGGGCGCTGGCATTTCCAGACCGCCGCCGACCTCGCGCACCTGCTTCGCCGGACCCGCGAGGAGCCGCGGCGGTTGAGCCGGGCGGCGACCGAGACGCTCAGCATCATCGCCTATCACGAGCCGGTCAGCCGCGCCGAGATCGAGGCGATCCGCGGGGTGCAGACCGCCAAGGGCACGCTCGACGTGCTGATGGAAGCGGGCTGGGTGCGGCCGGCGGGGCGGCGCGAAAGTCCCGGAAGACCGCTCCTTTATGCGACGACGGGGGAGTTCCTGACCCACTTCGGGCTCGCCACCCGCCGCGACCTGCCGGGGATCGACGACCTCCAGGCGGCGGGGCTGCTCGATCCGGTGGACGAGACGAGCCTCATGCTGCAACTGGAAAGCGGCGAACAAGACGACTAA